One part of the Actinotignum schaalii genome encodes these proteins:
- the coaBC gene encoding bifunctional phosphopantothenoylcysteine decarboxylase/phosphopantothenate--cysteine ligase CoaBC, with protein MAAGRKVEHAPRVVIGVTGGIAAYKAAYLVRLFVKAGADVHVIPTPAALEMVGATTWEALTHHPVLVRTSEHAHEVAHVRLGKEADLIVIAPATANTIAKARAGIADNLLLNTLLVAQCPVVMAPAMHTQMWEHPATQENIAVLRARGVHIIPPATGQLTGADSGPGRLPEPEEIFAHAWAILTGESPETRATQDSAERTSLRGRHILVTAGGTHEALDPVRFIGNRSSGRFGLEIARALLERGAQVTVLAAHVSRDITALAPGAEVIPVSSARDLHEAVLARVKDADGVVMSAAVADFRPAETAVSKQKKDGSGTRVVELVENPDILADISHKRRRAGQLIVGFAAETGDAGGTVLDYGREKARRKGADLLVINRVGEKAGFGEVPTEITVVTPAGEIIASGAGTKAQMAVIIAGLIADHFTTERV; from the coding sequence ATGGCAGCTGGACGAAAAGTAGAGCACGCGCCGCGCGTCGTTATCGGCGTGACCGGAGGTATCGCCGCCTATAAAGCGGCCTACCTCGTCCGGCTTTTTGTGAAAGCCGGTGCGGATGTGCATGTTATTCCCACCCCGGCCGCCCTGGAGATGGTCGGGGCCACCACGTGGGAAGCCCTCACCCACCATCCCGTTCTGGTGCGCACCAGCGAACACGCTCATGAAGTTGCGCATGTTCGGCTCGGAAAAGAAGCCGATCTCATTGTGATTGCCCCGGCAACTGCGAATACCATCGCGAAAGCTCGGGCAGGAATAGCGGATAACCTCCTCCTCAACACCTTGCTGGTGGCGCAATGCCCGGTGGTTATGGCACCGGCGATGCACACCCAAATGTGGGAGCATCCGGCCACTCAGGAAAATATTGCGGTGCTCCGGGCACGCGGGGTGCATATTATTCCACCTGCCACCGGGCAACTCACCGGGGCGGATTCCGGGCCGGGCCGGCTGCCCGAACCGGAAGAGATCTTTGCGCATGCCTGGGCAATCCTCACCGGTGAAAGCCCGGAAACGCGTGCCACGCAGGATAGTGCGGAACGTACGTCGCTGCGCGGGCGGCATATCCTTGTTACCGCGGGCGGTACTCACGAGGCTCTCGACCCGGTCCGTTTTATCGGCAACCGTTCCTCGGGGCGCTTCGGCTTGGAAATTGCGCGCGCCTTGTTAGAGCGCGGTGCGCAGGTCACCGTGCTAGCGGCCCACGTGAGCCGCGATATTACCGCCCTTGCTCCGGGAGCTGAGGTTATTCCGGTCAGTTCGGCACGCGATCTTCACGAGGCGGTTCTGGCGCGGGTGAAGGATGCGGATGGCGTGGTCATGAGTGCCGCGGTGGCAGATTTCCGCCCGGCTGAAACCGCCGTGAGCAAACAGAAAAAAGACGGCAGCGGCACACGCGTCGTCGAACTGGTGGAAAATCCCGATATTTTGGCTGATATTTCCCATAAGCGCCGCAGGGCCGGCCAGCTCATCGTAGGTTTCGCGGCGGAAACCGGGGATGCGGGCGGTACCGTCTTGGATTACGGACGCGAAAAAGCGCGGCGCAAAGGCGCTGATTTACTTGTCATCAATCGGGTGGGGGAGAAAGCCGGATTCGGCGAGGTACCTACTGAGATCACCGTGGTCACGCCAGCGGGTGAGATCATCGCGAGCGGAGCGGGCACCAAAGCCCAGATGGCTGTTATCATTGCGGGCCTTATAGCCGATCATTTCACCACCGAGCGCGTATAG